One window from the genome of Podospora pseudocomata strain CBS 415.72m chromosome 6, whole genome shotgun sequence encodes:
- a CDS encoding hypothetical protein (EggNog:ENOG503P5DQ; COG:S), with protein MKPRPGLPTDIEALTDVIIRTMPLDPQWDYRFPYRHEYPEDHYKFTRLLFEYFLDPAYDDWQVMVVEDSLETSCEDRRVVSFSVWDVSYRNKKRYGPGYVTQDPVTEVEKQGGRARRDANHKHFQEFWKGQIRAYKMFFGKIGPDQIHLQILATLPEFQRRGHASSLCKWGMKMVHQERLKDISVMASPMGHSLYTWLGFSLVGTFHIQVAGEEEMLTLHAMKYVPDSKVLRVVADNGQCDLM; from the exons ATGAAGCCCAGACCCGGCCTCCCGACCGACATCGAGGCTCTTACAGATGTCATCATCAGAACGATGCCGCTAGATCCGCAATGGGATTATCGGTTTCCATATCGCCATGAGTATCCTGAGGATCACTACAAATTCACGCGCTTGCTATTCGAGTACTTTCTTGATCCGGCCTACGACGACTGGCAGGTCATGGTAGTGGAGGACAGCCTGGAGACAAGCTGTGAGGATAGACGGGTGGTCTCGTTCAGCGTCTGGGACGTTTCTTATCGCAACAAGAAGCGATACGGGCCCGGCTATGTAACCCAGGATC CTGTCACCGAGGTGGAAAAGCAGGGAGGCAGGGCGCGCCGGGACGCGAACCACAAGCACTTTCAGGAGTTCTGGAAGGGTCAAATCCGAGCCTACAAGATGTTCTTTGGCAAGATCGGGCCCGACCAGATTCACCTCCAGATTCTTGCCACGTTGCCCGAGTTTCAGCGACGTGGTCATGCCTCCTCGCTCTGCAAATgggggatgaagatggttCATCAAGAGCGCCTGAAAGATATTTCAGTCATGGCCAGTCCCATGGGCCACAGCCTATACACCTGGCTGGGGTTCAGCCTTGTGGGCACGTTTCATATTCAAgtggctggtgaggaggagatgttgaCACTACACGCCATGAAATACGTCCCCGATTCGAAAGTCTTGAGGGTCGTGGCAGATAATGGTCAGTGTGATTTGATGTGA
- a CDS encoding hypothetical protein (COG:S; EggNog:ENOG503P33P) has product MPPDTPLNSLPNELLLSILNDLPTSDLLPLTAVSHHFSSIALRIFHHRLHNLAVSLSPSGRHKLILECYHPTAKISTPYLYCEYLSTDQFYDESSDSALRNSLGEVYSHFKPVLQDENRRPRMRYPRRRPEREEEEEKTDPHQDIYLDADEGFSQLCVITNLVKLGPKPGLFLSHVNISEGLIRLKRNFLATASSNRTAESEVLWADTKQTIGLKFKIEEKDTGIERPVLVAEGEELPVAYRLQFEELVVRTGELLEAFEGAERQEVEVDGEGREGRAVVIAAF; this is encoded by the exons ATGCCTCCGGATACCCCCCTCAACTCGCTCCCCAACGAG ctcctcctaTCAATCCTCAACGACCTCCCAAcctccgacctcctccccctcaccgccgtctcccaccacttctcctccatcgccctccgcatcttccaccaccgcctccacaacctcgccgtctccctttccccctccgGCCGCCACAAGCTCATCCTAGAATGCTAccaccccaccgccaaaatCTCCACCCCCTACCTCTACTGCGAATACTTATCAACTGATCAGTTCTACGATGAGTCTTCCGACTCTGCCCTGCGGAACAGTCTAGGAGAAGTCTACTCCCACTTCAAACCCGTTCTCCAAGACGAGAACCGCCGTCCTCGAATGCGCTATCCCCGACGACGACCTGAacgtgaagaagaggaggagaaaacTGACCCCCATCAGGATATCTACCttgatgctgatgagggGTTTTCTCAACTCTGCGTTATCACGAATCTAGTCAAACTCGGACCGAAGCCTGGGCTTTTTCTGTCACATGTTAACATCTCCGAGGGGCTTATCCGTCTTAAACGTAACTTTCTGGCGACGGCATCGTCAAATAGGACAGCAGAGTCAGAGGTACTGTGGGCAGATACGAAGCAGACTATCGGACTCAAGTTCAAGATTGAAGAAAAGGACACAGGAATAGAAAGGCCGGTActggtggcggagggggaggaactGCCGGTGGCGTACAGGCTGCAGTTTGAGGAGTTGGTCGTCAGAACGGGGGAGTTGCTAGAGGCGTTTGAGGGGGCCGAGAggcaggaggtggaggttgatggcgaaggaagagaaggtaGGGCTGTGGTTATTGCTGCTTTTTGA
- a CDS encoding hypothetical protein (EggNog:ENOG503P1A7; COG:M) — MGKEPGLIILDQGSYRLARDLYYWLPANIASSVVVSTKVESPATNSSASPTAPKDNRDESRPSSSSPGSSNSSDSSSGSTSQVRKVSAPRVVGFGGSAHSSSYLVQGSLWNAEKMPELIAAEMSTSLPSLYTQHIYAVFMQGLSHVVPEISNDDSTWWEEKSGDHLSGMLSNINVSNLVYFLQEIQLFTPKEAYLAIIPSLSKNNNFAKSETALRNMLLSAHHQRRCDEVVPRLLSRFRDKESVVHFEHAPSFLRAGLRKETSALLWSCVNLIPCKSFQSGNEGKLFHFEYRKMRPFRLPYSKETMHAVENWSYNDAKDLAYWMLSYIWQNRLDPDHHIRAWPLYVNVRRGEKGKEYYRRMLRYCQHSTLHQAFRSGSQDEMNAALLEGKDISEGDIWGWKVLHYAAAFMASNTDPRFPAALEALKIAPSMIDARDLIGWTPLHYAAKNPNAGRLLDHILEHSNANEYDSESALDLSTPLHCAAEMGLVNHIEKLRRFKPTSVAKKWFSSRDHSGFTPLHRAILGGHVEATRAILTAVSQWWGRDEYWLPVQEHWRYIHFAIWSGKMEIFELLPVDRDLVLDWITWADINGLTPLHMAVARGNTDFVKVLIERFTGAESPDMDGNQLSRKDEAGYTPLDIAKQEGFDEICTLLQEAGAELGTPDRNKFVWDRADPMMQLPI; from the coding sequence ATGGGTAAGGAGCCCGGCCTTATTATACTTGATCAAGGGTCATACCGTCTTGCCAGGGACCTTTACTACTGGCTTCCTGCAAATATTGCTAGCTCAGTTGTTGTCTCGACCAAAGTTGAGAGCCCGGCAACGAATTCATCGGCCAGTCCTACCGCTCCTAAGGATAACAGAGACGAATCTAGGCCCTCATCGAGTTCGCCCGGCTCATCCAACTCATCCGACTCGTCATCGGGTTCCACATCACAAGTTCGCAAAGTCTCAGCACCCCGTGTAGTTGGTTTCGGAGGCAGCGCACATTCGAGTTCCTATTTGGTACAAGGTAGTCTATGGAACGCCGAAAAAATGCCCGAGCTCATCGCGGCAGAGATGTCGACATCTTTGCCATCCTTGTACACACAGCATATCTATGCAGTTTTCATGCAGGGGCTATCCCATGTTGTGCCAGAGATATCAAACGATGATTCGACATGGTGGGAAGAAAAGTCCGGAGATCACTTGAGTGGAATGTTAAGCAACATCAACGTCTCCAACCTGGTTTATTTCTTGCAGGAGATCCAGCTCTTTACGCCAAAGGAAGCGTACTTGGCAATCATTCCCTCACtcagcaaaaacaacaatTTCGCAAAGTCTGAGACGGCTCTCCGCAATATGTTACTGAgtgcccatcatcaacgacgCTGCGATGAGGTGGTACCCAGGCTTCTTTCTCGATTTCGGGATAAGGAATCTGTCGTCCACTTCGAACATGCCCCAAGCTTTCTTCGCGCAGGTCTCAGAAAAGAGACATCGGCCTTACTATGGAGCTGTGTCAACCTGATACCATGTAAGAGCTTCCAAAGTGGCAATGAGGGCAAGCTTTTTCATTTCGAATACCGCAAGATGAGGCCTTTTCGACTACCATACTCTAAAGAAACGATGCATGCCGTTGAGAATTGGAGTTATAACGACGCCAAGGATCTGGCTTACTGGATGCTATCCTACATCTGGCAGAATCGTCTCGATCCTGACCATCATATACGAGCCTGGCCCTTGTACGTAAATGTCCGgagaggagaaaaggggaaggaatACTATCGTCGCATGCTGCGGTATTGCCAACATAGCACGCTACACCAAGCTTTCAGAAGCGGCTCTCAAGACGAGATGAATGCTGCACTCCTCGAGGGAAAGGACATCAGTGAAGGGGACATTTGGGGATGGAAGGTTCTCCATTATGCCGCCGCGTTCATGGCTTCGAATACAGATCCGCGCTTCCCAGCGGCACTTGAGGCTTTAAAGATCGCACCAAGCATGATTGACGCCCGTGACCTGATAGGGTGGACACCGTTACATTATGCGGCAAAGAACCCCAACGCGGGTCGGCTTTTGGATCATATCCTGGAGCACAGCAATGCAAACGAGTATGACAGTGAATCAGCCCTTGACTTGTCAACACCACTTCACTGTGCAGCCGAAATGGGGCTGGTCAATCACATCGAGAAGCTTCGGCGGTTCAAGCCTACTAGTGTCGCGAAGAAATGGTTCAGTTCCCGTGATCACAGTGGCTTTACACCCTTACACAGAGCCATTCTGGGAGGACATGTCGAGGCAACGAGGGCAATCTTGACAGCCGTGAGCCAATGGTGGGGAAGAGACGAGTATTGGCTTCCGGTACAGGAACATTGGAGATATATTCATTTTGCTATTTGGTCAGGAAAGATGGAAATATTCGAGCTATTGCCTGTTGACAGAGATTTGGTGCTTGATTGGATAACCTGGGCAGACATAAACGGACTCACGCCTCTTCACATGGCTGTGGCACGCGGCAACACAGACTTTGTCAAGGTCTTGATAGAAAGGTTCACGGGTGCAGAGAGTCCAGACATGGATGGGAATCAATTGAGCCGGAAGGATGAGGCAGGTTACACACCTCTGGATATCGCGAAGCAGGAGGGCTTCGACGAGATTTGCACTCTTCTTCAAGAGGCCGGCGCCGAGCTGGGAACCCCGGACCGGAATAAATTTGTGTGGGACCGAGCAGATCCCATGATGCAACTACCCATCTAG
- a CDS encoding hypothetical protein (EggNog:ENOG503P1A7; COG:M) produces MLSPNRHRERQINLDKTGVCEPPLKLEESSGQPQKSFLLVEKSGAAPNISLNLHGSTKFELGLMAVFGTMLQFAVLAFCGWTAYWPHEPGSILLKDEQPAERYAFPCTLSGTLLLVVGLTLCAHVVESRTIETEFRAGAKTSGRLLWIQRAATVSDQTFGSYALYADRDPFVLRTSRRADTVSRRTKTNKGQIINEGLEAFRQTETIIGVSIGLIGFVVQFIGLRGMSWSAALAQLIATLAMTAIRAWARRESDSSFHAVPLDPGFELDWVASNLGPYGDVEESLDVENMPPGSSEDKSLDLPAKMNNTS; encoded by the exons ATGCTATCACCGAACCGTcacagagagagacagaTTAACCTGGACAAGACAGGGGTCTGCGAGCCGCCCCTCAAGCTTGAAGAATCAAGTGGCCAACCGCAGAAGTCTTTCCTCCTGGTCGAGAAGTCGGGTGCAGCTCCAAACATCAGTTTGAACCTTCATGGGAGCACTAAATTCGAACTCGGTCTGATGGCGGTCTTTGGCACGATGCTCCAGTTTGCGGTCCTTGCCTTCTGTGGCTGGACTGCGTACTGGCCTCATGAGCCTGGCTCTATTTTACTCAAGGACGAACAGCCGGCCGAGCGCTACGCGTTTCCCTGTACCCTAAGCGGGACATTGCTGTTAGTTGTCGGGCTCACTCTCTGCGCTCATGTGGTGGAGTCGAGAACCATCGAAACAGAGTTTAGAGCGGGGGCCAAGACGAGCGGGCGTTTACTTTGGATCCAGAGGGCGGCAACGGTCAGCGATCAGACCTTTGGGTCATACGCACTTTACGCTGACAGAGATCCATTTGTCTTGCGAACCTCTCGACGCGCCGATACTGTCAGTAGACGCACGAAAACGAACAAAGGTCAAATCATCAATGAAGGTCTTGAAGCTTTCCGCCAAACAGAAACAATCATTGGAGTCTCAATAGGACTTATCGGTTTTGTCGTACAGTTCATTGGTCTTCGCGGTATGAGTTGGTCCGCTGCGCTTGCTCAGTTGATCGCAACGTTAGCCATGACAGCTATCCGAGCCTGGGCTCGCAGAGAGTCGGACAGCTCGTTCCACGCCGTCCCTTTGGATCCGGGCTTCGAGCTTGATTGGGTCGCTTCTAACCTTGGGCCCTACGGTGATGTAGAGGAAAGCTTGGACGTGGAAAATATGCCTCCAGGTTCCTCAGAAGACAAAAGTCTCGACTTGCCGGCTAAAATGAACA ACACGAGCTAG
- a CDS encoding hypothetical protein (EggNog:ENOG503P3U3), whose amino-acid sequence MNMEDMVTVVAVASEMDSRTGSADLGPVFHFGEAGDHSPFFDPAFGSLIFFDTFHAASDRRDYPLGPGPSAYSALVPLNHASFDTQFHGPGTKIIAARNSNHNPGNPQSYPNAPPTIYAEGQRADIYDFEYLESNVGPPFGGGPIIGQTTHLPQLEGPYSNCDGFLSPDLNSSFGPLAHALSNGYHTGSSSDSSPGPDSPVPTLLGVSPSTEVRHRINPNSAFDLDTSRRPSIASTEIKFEHNTGASPSPRPPNRKGAAKNSAGSLEIILYKPSGKPDGRLSKKRPAFDEVTTGSSTPQTLRRISLEDESGQVKATMTTFGKRPRIRTPFDEEKRRRTALARKEGVCARCKRSKRQCDLAAKGLYVSCTLCTCTKIYKNVPRMPCFRSTLVDIMFFRAGMSAVSSAHRVPWTDTFLGPAANEPLFTRRLVEFKLEDLSAPDVPVRTLKLSQRMGHHRLTVYASEFKPEPTDKLSYHWKDSAGMIHEMKIPPFTLTNLDKVHAHFRQYIDAAKGSYLESLRGQQDDGLTWKTVSTAMEYARRKPDSLVADTLDMWAVSRMIEIPWEICGEWTDTLGMSPVQNPENPHKGKIPIPPIMDTLLDQIVIRHFLQPLRERVIKKFEQLISPARPEVWFEVYLSAFIILNHIERLAKHSASHARLHSMPTKYSNTSFLEGAFHTAKVILSRFHFVCNGSAPLRLDWKKEKTAELAKLQPKEVALMEETQAIIRRKENDVLSLRKTHQYESPLYWCHQLYFEDWDTSPVHIVEE is encoded by the exons ATGAACATGGAGGATATGGTCACAgtcgtcgccgtcgcctCCGAGATGGACTCCCGTACTGGCAGCGCAGATCTCGGCCCCGTGTTCCACTTCGGCGAAGCTGGCGATCACTCACCTTTCTTCGACCCCGCCTTCGGTTCCTTGATTTTCTTTGACACATTCCACGCGGCCTCCGACCGGCGAGACTACCCACTTGGCCCCGGACCAAGTGCTTATTCTGCGCTTGTGCCGTTGAACCATGCCTCCTTTGATACCCAGTTCCACGGCCCCGGGACCAAGATCATCGCGGCCCGAAAtagcaaccacaaccccggCAACCCACAGTCTTATCCCAACGCGCCGCCTACCATCTACGCCGAGGGTCAACGAGCGGACATTTACGACTTTGAGTACCTCGAGTCGAATGTCGGCCCACCGTTTGGAGGAGGCCCAATCATCGGCCAGACAACTCACCTTCCTCAATTGGAAGGTCCGTACAGCAATTGCGATGGCTTCTTAAGTCCGGATCTGAACTCATCCTTCGGCCCTCTGGCTCATGCTCTCTCTAATGGATACCATACCGGATCCAGCTCCGACTCCAGCCCCGGCCCCGACAGTCCAGTCCCAACTCTACTGGGAGTCTCTCCGTCGACCGAAGTCCGGCATAGGATCAATCCTAATTCAGCCTTTGACCTCGATACATCACGTCGTCCCTCGATAGCCAGTACCGAAATCAAATTCGAGCACAATACCGGAGCTAGTCCATCGCCACGACCGCCGAATCGCAAAGGAGCAGCCAAGAACTCAGCAGGTTCGCTTGAGATCATCCTGTATAAGCCGAGTGGGAAGCCAGATGGACGGCTCTCCAAGAAACGCCCTGCCTTTGACGAGGTCACCACTGGGAGCAGTACGCCCCAGACCCTCCGTCGAATATCGCTGGAAGATGAGAGTGGCCAGGTGAAGGCTACCATGACTACGTTTGGGAAACGCCCCAGAATCCGGACTCCTTTTGACGAAGAAAAACGCCGACGCACAGCCCTTGCTCGGAAGGAAGGTGTATGCGCACGATGCAAGAGGTCAAAAAGACAG TGTGATCTCGCCGCCAAAGGCCTCTATGTCAGCTGTACCCTGTGCACGTGCACCAAGATCTACAAGAATGTCCCTCGCATGCCTTGCTTCCGATCCACCTTGGTCGACATCATGTTCTTCCGTGCCGGTATGAGCGCTGTTTCCTCGGCTCACAGAGTGCCATGGACTGACACCTTTCTAGGTCCTGCAGCCAACGAGCCATTGTTCACCAGACGTCTTGTCGAGTTTAAGCTCGAGGATCTTTCCGCCCCCGATGTCCCTGTCCGTACGCTGAAACTTAGTCAAAGAATGGGTCACCATCGTTTGACCGTGTATGCCTCCGAGTTCAAGCCAGAGCCCACCGACAAACTCTCGTATCACTGGAAAGATTCAGCCGGAATGATTCACGAGATGAAGATACCACCGTTTACCCTCACCAATCTGGACAAAGTTCACGCCCATTTCCGGCAATATATTGACGCCGCCAAAGGATCCTATCTCGAATCGTTAAGGGGTCAGCAGGATGACGGTTTGACTTGGAAGACTGTTTCAACGGCAATGGAATATGCACGGAGAAAACCG GACTCTCTCGTTGCCGATACTCTCGATATGTGGGCCGTTTCCCGAATGATCGAAATCCCATGGGAGATATGCGGAGAATGGACAGACACGCTCGGCATGTCACCGGTCCAGAATCCTGAGAACCCACACAAGGGCAAGATTCCGATCCCGCCGATCATGGACACGCTTCTTGATCAGATTGTCATCAGGCATTTTCTGCAGCCGTTGCGTGAACGGGTGATCAAGAAGTTCGAGCAGCTGATCAGCCCAGCACGGCCGGAAGTGTGGTTCGAGGTGTACCTGTCTGCTTTTatcatcctcaaccacatTGAGAGACTGGCTAAACATTCGGCATCCCATGCGAGACTCCACAGCATGCCG ACCAAGTACTCCAACACTTCGTTCCTCGAAGGGGCATTTCACACCGCCAAGGTCATCCTCTCGCGCTTCCACTTTGTGTGCAACGGGTCTGCGCCCCTGCGGCTggactggaagaaggagaagactgCAGAGCTGGCCAAGCTGCAGCCGAAGGAGGTTGCCCTGATGGAGGAGACACAGGCCATCATACGACGCAAAG AGAATGATGTTTTGAGCCTGCGAAAGACGCACCAATACGAAAGTCCACTCTACTGGTGCCATCAGCTGTATTTTGAGGACTGGGACACCTCCCCGGTACATATTGTCGAGGAATGA